A single window of Gimesia chilikensis DNA harbors:
- a CDS encoding PSD1 and planctomycete cytochrome C domain-containing protein, giving the protein MTKQNRIQTASIVTIAALLLLCSSLSAAEPAPSRDKQLEFFELHIRPVLIDKCADCHTGGADAESPLALQSRADLLKGGDFGPAIVPGKPQASLLFQSIQRTHKELKMPPDAEERLNAETLGHFKRWIEWGAPWPEEQTKARPTTDTKSAEKLTTSHWCFLPRREVTPPEIDDPHWSGTAIDRFIYARLQTEQLTPVPLADRRTLIRRATFDLTGLPPTPQEITDFLNDPAADETAFATVVDRLLASPAYGERWGRHWLDVARYADTQGDVGDFPIPGAYLYRNWVIDSLNDDLPYDQFLTAQLAGDILSQQESDPARARQLKIATGFIALSRRFGNTRFEDQHLTIDDTIDTIGRGLMGVTLKCARCHDHKFDPMLATDYYGLYGIFESTLYPSMGASNQPSPTQLVSAENTPGSQQKIDAYWKLLSHYQHQIRNHFRPWLKPTLKEYKEVAAKIEQAKQAGKPFDKLEARRQKLLNTKQGKFRELMLHGLPWLKQEKARLVKQPPVEMLYAVIDGKPHHSRLHRRGDPENQGDVVPRQFISVISESKPDLDKQHSGRLELARWLTNPEHPLTARVMVNRLWYHHFGQGLVKTVDNFGVLGEAPSHPELLDYLASQLIAHQWSLKALHRQIMLTHVYRLDSRDQPENSRRDPDNVYLWKHTRRRLDAESIRDAMLFVSDELDREQGGPHPFIPWHKKGYSLNGPFHEVFETNKRSVYLMTQRLYKHPFLGRFNGPETNETSGSRHSSHLPTQALYLMNAPFVPRQADALAQRIEQTYSTPAEQVELAWQLAYGRPPTESEQSDALEFLKTYQAQLAAEQTQDSATEVPSAWTALAKVLLTSNEFFFID; this is encoded by the coding sequence ATGACGAAACAGAATCGAATTCAAACTGCCAGCATCGTGACTATAGCAGCCTTACTCCTGCTGTGCAGCTCGCTCTCCGCAGCGGAACCGGCCCCTTCCCGGGACAAACAGCTTGAATTCTTCGAACTGCATATCCGCCCGGTGCTGATCGATAAATGTGCTGACTGTCATACAGGCGGCGCAGACGCGGAAAGCCCGCTCGCCCTGCAGTCCCGCGCCGACCTGCTCAAAGGGGGCGACTTCGGCCCTGCCATCGTCCCCGGCAAACCTCAGGCCAGCCTGCTCTTTCAATCTATACAGCGGACCCACAAAGAACTGAAAATGCCTCCCGATGCGGAAGAGCGGCTCAATGCCGAAACACTGGGGCACTTCAAACGCTGGATTGAATGGGGCGCCCCCTGGCCGGAAGAACAGACGAAAGCACGCCCCACCACAGACACAAAGTCAGCCGAAAAACTGACCACCAGCCACTGGTGCTTCCTGCCCCGCCGGGAAGTCACACCACCGGAAATTGACGATCCCCACTGGTCCGGGACCGCCATCGATCGTTTCATCTACGCCCGCCTGCAGACAGAACAACTGACGCCCGTGCCACTGGCCGATCGCAGAACACTGATCCGCCGGGCCACCTTCGACCTTACCGGCCTCCCCCCCACGCCACAGGAAATCACAGACTTCCTCAACGATCCCGCTGCAGACGAAACCGCATTCGCCACTGTCGTTGATCGACTGCTCGCCTCTCCCGCTTACGGGGAACGCTGGGGCCGTCACTGGCTGGATGTCGCCCGCTACGCAGATACCCAGGGGGACGTCGGCGATTTCCCGATCCCCGGTGCCTACCTTTACCGCAACTGGGTCATTGACTCCCTCAACGACGATCTCCCCTACGATCAGTTTCTCACCGCCCAACTCGCCGGCGACATCCTCTCCCAACAGGAATCCGATCCGGCCCGGGCCAGGCAACTTAAAATCGCTACCGGCTTCATCGCCCTCTCCCGCCGGTTCGGCAACACCCGTTTTGAAGATCAGCACCTCACCATCGACGACACCATCGATACCATCGGCCGCGGACTCATGGGCGTCACGCTCAAATGCGCCCGCTGTCACGATCATAAATTCGATCCGATGCTCGCCACCGACTACTACGGACTCTACGGCATCTTCGAAAGCACCCTCTACCCCAGTATGGGCGCTTCGAATCAGCCCTCTCCCACGCAATTGGTCTCTGCTGAAAACACGCCCGGATCACAACAGAAAATCGACGCCTACTGGAAACTGCTCAGCCACTATCAACACCAGATCCGCAATCACTTCCGCCCCTGGCTCAAACCGACTCTCAAGGAATATAAAGAGGTCGCCGCAAAAATCGAACAGGCGAAACAGGCTGGTAAACCATTCGACAAACTGGAAGCCCGTCGACAGAAACTCCTCAACACCAAACAAGGCAAGTTTCGCGAACTGATGCTGCACGGTCTCCCCTGGCTCAAACAGGAAAAGGCCCGCCTGGTCAAGCAGCCCCCCGTGGAAATGCTCTACGCTGTCATCGATGGCAAACCGCATCACAGTCGTCTGCACCGCCGTGGCGATCCGGAGAACCAGGGGGATGTCGTTCCCCGCCAGTTCATCAGCGTCATCTCGGAATCGAAACCGGACCTCGACAAACAGCACTCGGGACGCCTCGAACTGGCCCGCTGGCTGACCAATCCGGAACACCCCCTCACCGCCCGCGTGATGGTCAACCGGCTCTGGTATCATCACTTCGGACAGGGCCTCGTCAAAACCGTCGATAATTTCGGCGTCCTCGGTGAAGCCCCCTCGCATCCAGAACTGCTCGATTACCTGGCCAGTCAACTGATCGCACACCAGTGGTCGCTCAAAGCCCTGCATCGACAGATCATGCTGACCCACGTCTATCGCCTCGACAGCCGGGACCAGCCGGAAAACAGTCGCCGCGATCCGGACAACGTCTACCTCTGGAAACACACCCGCCGCCGCCTCGACGCCGAATCCATCCGCGATGCCATGCTCTTCGTCTCCGACGAACTCGACCGCGAACAGGGCGGCCCGCACCCGTTCATCCCCTGGCATAAAAAAGGCTACAGCCTCAACGGTCCCTTCCACGAAGTTTTTGAGACCAACAAACGCAGCGTCTACCTGATGACGCAGCGACTCTACAAACATCCCTTCCTGGGTCGCTTTAACGGCCCCGAAACCAACGAAACCTCGGGCAGTCGGCACAGTTCGCATCTGCCCACACAGGCACTCTACCTGATGAACGCCCCCTTCGTGCCCCGACAGGCAGACGCCCTGGCACAGCGCATCGAACAGACATATTCAACACCTGCAGAACAGGTGGAACTCGCCTGGCAGTTGGCCTACGGTCGCCCCCCGACCGAATCCGAACAGTCAGACGCCCTTGAGTTTCTTAAAACGTATCAGGCACAACTGGCAGCAGAACAAACGCAGGATTCAGCAACAGAGGTCCCTTCCGCCTGGACCGCGCTGGCCAAAGTTCTGCTCACCAGTAACGAGTTCTTTTTTATTGACTGA
- a CDS encoding DUF1501 domain-containing protein: MSDSALISRRQLLQAGLGTSAGLWLPRVLPAELAAPHHRPRAKHVIMLYMSGGYSHVDTFDPKPELTKRHDQSIGNENKAAVSGQPKVERYLKAPLWKFRPNRECGTEVSDLFPEIRKQMHEVALIRSMNCDHRDHGEATLQLHTGSTTAAMPGMGAWLSYGLKSFNPNLPSHVVISEHRPYNGPQLWDANFLPAVNTGVRVMPGNDPIPYLKSPTSHTRQQLELSLLQKLNQRHLDRRDHDSELTGRMSTFKAASGLQRQAPEALDLSRESKSTLELYGAAQGDQASYAAQCIMARRLIERGVRFVEIIDAVGACRDNWDAAHRDMASHEKYACRVDQPIAALITDLKQRGLFEETLLVFCTEFGRSPWAQDGKGTKSRTHHPNAFSCWLAGGNVRGGVIHGESDDIGNYVVKDLVHIHDFHATILHIMGLDHEQLTYRHAGRDFRLTDVHGHVVKQILHS; encoded by the coding sequence ATGTCCGATTCCGCATTGATCTCTCGACGACAGCTTCTGCAGGCCGGCCTGGGGACCTCAGCAGGTCTCTGGCTCCCCCGCGTATTGCCCGCCGAACTCGCGGCCCCGCATCATCGGCCTCGTGCCAAACACGTGATCATGCTCTACATGTCCGGGGGCTACTCGCACGTCGACACCTTCGACCCCAAACCCGAACTCACCAAGCGGCACGACCAGTCGATCGGCAATGAAAACAAAGCCGCCGTCTCCGGTCAGCCCAAAGTGGAACGCTATCTCAAAGCCCCGCTCTGGAAATTCCGTCCGAACCGGGAGTGCGGCACGGAAGTCAGCGACCTCTTCCCCGAGATCCGTAAACAGATGCACGAAGTTGCGTTAATCCGCTCCATGAACTGCGATCACCGCGACCACGGCGAAGCCACCCTGCAACTGCACACCGGCAGCACCACCGCAGCCATGCCCGGCATGGGAGCCTGGCTGAGTTACGGCTTAAAATCATTCAACCCGAATCTCCCGTCACACGTCGTCATCTCCGAACATCGTCCCTACAACGGCCCCCAGTTGTGGGATGCCAACTTCCTCCCCGCGGTCAATACCGGCGTCCGCGTCATGCCCGGTAACGATCCGATCCCCTATCTCAAATCTCCCACGTCGCATACCCGCCAGCAGCTCGAACTCTCGTTGTTACAAAAACTGAATCAGCGTCACCTAGATCGCCGCGATCACGATTCCGAACTCACCGGTCGCATGAGTACCTTCAAAGCCGCCTCCGGTCTCCAGCGCCAGGCCCCCGAAGCACTCGACCTCTCTCGTGAATCGAAGTCAACACTCGAACTCTACGGCGCCGCACAGGGCGACCAGGCCAGCTATGCGGCCCAGTGCATCATGGCCCGCCGTCTCATCGAACGGGGTGTCCGCTTTGTCGAAATCATCGACGCCGTCGGTGCCTGCCGGGATAACTGGGATGCCGCGCACCGCGACATGGCCTCGCACGAAAAATACGCCTGCCGCGTCGATCAGCCCATCGCCGCCCTGATCACCGACCTCAAACAGCGGGGCCTGTTCGAAGAAACCCTGCTCGTCTTCTGCACCGAATTCGGCCGCTCCCCCTGGGCCCAGGACGGCAAAGGAACCAAATCCCGCACCCATCATCCCAACGCGTTCTCCTGCTGGCTGGCCGGCGGAAATGTACGCGGCGGCGTGATTCACGGCGAATCCGACGACATCGGTAACTACGTTGTCAAAGACCTGGTCCACATCCACGACTTCCATGCCACCATCCTGCACATCATGGGACTCGACCACGAACAACTCACTTACCGCCACGCAGGACGGGACTTCCGTCTCACCGACGTGCACGGACACGTCGTCAAGCAGATACTCCACTCCTGA
- a CDS encoding prenyltransferase/squalene oxidase repeat-containing protein: protein MVGFLRVMLVGVLSLSTSLVMAAGPEPAQLKASRDKAITFLKNSQNEDGTWTFSEAAGISALVTSALIESGVPLDDPTVAKALNRLSDFCQEDGRICSARSNHAGYETAVALMALQAANKSGKYDEQINKAGKFLRSLQFDESKDVKPSDLSYGGAGYSPDGGRPDLSNTAFMIQALKAAGAKDDDPAIQKALTFVSRCQNLESEYNTSPAAAKINDGGFYYTVAAGGSSPSGKTKEEGLRSYGSMTYAGLKSMIYAGLTPKDPRVKAALDWIQKNYTVQNNPGMGDNGLYYYYQLFAKALDTADMQQVKDSKGNTHDWRKELADHLFTLQQDNGSWVNSKSNRWFEGDPNLVTAYTLLALKNCESAPPKD from the coding sequence ATGGTCGGTTTTCTTCGAGTGATGTTAGTCGGTGTCCTCAGTCTCAGTACCAGTCTGGTTATGGCGGCTGGACCAGAACCGGCTCAACTCAAAGCCTCCCGCGACAAAGCGATCACGTTTCTCAAGAACTCCCAGAACGAAGATGGAACCTGGACCTTCAGCGAAGCCGCCGGCATCTCTGCCCTGGTCACTTCCGCACTTATTGAATCGGGTGTTCCCCTCGACGATCCCACGGTTGCCAAAGCACTCAACCGGTTGTCTGATTTCTGTCAGGAAGATGGTCGCATCTGTTCGGCTCGCAGCAATCACGCTGGCTATGAAACCGCCGTCGCCCTGATGGCCCTGCAGGCCGCCAACAAATCGGGCAAATATGATGAGCAGATCAACAAGGCCGGAAAATTCCTCCGCAGTCTGCAATTCGATGAAAGCAAAGATGTCAAACCCAGCGATCTCTCCTACGGCGGCGCAGGCTACAGCCCCGACGGCGGTCGCCCCGACCTCTCCAATACTGCCTTCATGATCCAGGCCCTCAAAGCCGCCGGTGCGAAAGATGATGACCCAGCGATTCAGAAAGCACTGACTTTCGTCTCCCGCTGTCAGAACCTGGAAAGCGAATATAACACCTCCCCGGCTGCTGCCAAAATCAACGACGGCGGATTCTACTACACGGTCGCCGCCGGCGGATCGTCACCTTCCGGCAAAACTAAAGAGGAAGGCCTCCGCTCATACGGCAGCATGACCTATGCAGGCCTCAAAAGCATGATCTACGCCGGACTGACTCCCAAAGATCCCCGCGTCAAAGCCGCCCTGGACTGGATCCAGAAAAACTACACCGTCCAGAACAATCCCGGCATGGGCGACAACGGTCTCTACTACTATTACCAGCTGTTTGCCAAAGCACTCGACACCGCGGACATGCAGCAGGTCAAAGACAGCAAAGGCAACACGCACGACTGGCGCAAGGAACTTGCCGACCACCTGTTTACCCTGCAGCAGGACAACGGCAGTTGGGTCAACTCCAAATCCAATCGCTGGTTTGAAGGAGACCCCAACCTGGTCACCGCCTACACGCTGCTCGCCTTGAAGAACTGCGAGTCAGCTCCTCCCAAGGATTAA
- a CDS encoding alpha/beta hydrolase has product MRRWALLSLFFAGMFCGLVSAVDAREPDAVIDIWPGMAPGETTKNTGEKLPRRENENPPATRVKNITRPQLFLYQPPAGKRNGSAVLIFPGGGYNYVVADKEGSETAQWLNSMGITAFVVHYRTKPGKTPPERANDKLPAFSERPLQDGQRALSLVRERAKEWGLQPDQIGVIGFSAGGQAAALVTSRFDERAYPAQDATDKVSCRPDFSLLIYPWRLMDDKTGNLNEVFTVSKKTPPVFMAHAHDDHATPLSSILYYTALKNNGVGAELHIYETGGHGYGMRPVADSNVDSWTDRAADWLRLRKLASPERD; this is encoded by the coding sequence ATGAGACGGTGGGCGCTGCTGTCACTATTTTTTGCAGGTATGTTTTGTGGGCTGGTGAGTGCTGTTGATGCACGCGAGCCGGATGCGGTGATCGATATCTGGCCCGGGATGGCGCCGGGCGAAACGACTAAGAATACCGGTGAAAAACTGCCGCGACGGGAGAATGAAAATCCGCCGGCAACCCGCGTTAAAAATATTACGCGACCGCAGCTGTTTCTCTATCAGCCACCGGCGGGCAAACGGAACGGGTCGGCAGTGCTGATCTTTCCCGGCGGGGGCTATAACTACGTGGTCGCCGACAAAGAGGGTTCAGAGACGGCCCAGTGGTTAAATTCGATGGGGATTACGGCGTTTGTGGTGCACTATCGAACCAAGCCTGGCAAGACTCCCCCCGAGCGGGCGAACGATAAGTTGCCGGCATTTTCTGAACGTCCCCTGCAGGACGGGCAGCGGGCATTGAGCCTGGTGCGCGAGCGGGCCAAAGAGTGGGGTCTGCAACCGGACCAGATCGGCGTGATTGGTTTTTCTGCAGGCGGTCAGGCGGCGGCGCTGGTGACGTCTCGATTTGACGAACGGGCATATCCGGCACAGGATGCGACCGACAAAGTTTCGTGTCGACCGGATTTCAGCCTGCTGATTTATCCCTGGCGGCTGATGGACGACAAGACCGGAAATCTGAATGAAGTCTTCACGGTTTCGAAGAAGACACCACCGGTGTTCATGGCACACGCACATGACGACCATGCGACGCCGTTGAGCAGTATTCTGTATTATACGGCTCTCAAAAATAACGGCGTCGGGGCCGAACTGCACATCTATGAAACGGGCGGTCACGGTTACGGGATGCGACCGGTGGCCGATTCGAATGTCGACAGCTGGACTGACCGCGCCGCAGACTGGCTGCGGCTGCGGAAGCTGGCTTCGCCGGAACGTGATTAA
- a CDS encoding DUF1501 domain-containing protein, producing MNEPLEHSALEVSRRYFLGQGAGVGLGAMALGLLEATRCRAAEKVTPIGLPDLPHKPPQAKNVIFLTQSGGPSQIELFDYKPNLMKWAGKELPESVRGGQRLTTMTANQKQLIMPSRTKFKRYGESGATLGEWLPFHGEVADELCFIKSMNTDQINHAPAMTKFLTGHQLPGRPSIGAWSSYGLGSENRNLPDYLVLISKMKRPSDQPLYDHYWGSGFLPSRYQGVKLRNAKEPVLYLRDPDGMPRPIRRGMLDGIAELNQMRLEQTGDPEIETRIRQYEMAWRMQSSIPELNDLSDEPESTFELYGPDSRRPGSYAANCVLARRLIERGVRFVQLFHPDWDHHSRLGSWCVARCRDTDQASAALVKDLKQRGLLDETLVIWGGEFGRGVAGQGKWDSPEGGRDHHPRCFTTWLAGGGVKPGMTYGMTDEFSYNVAENPVHVRDLHATVLHLLGIDHERFTYRHQGLDFKLTGVEPSRIVEEILV from the coding sequence ATGAATGAGCCATTGGAACATTCCGCACTGGAAGTCTCCCGCCGGTATTTTCTGGGGCAGGGCGCAGGCGTTGGACTGGGCGCGATGGCACTGGGACTGCTGGAAGCGACACGCTGTCGGGCGGCTGAGAAAGTTACGCCGATTGGTCTACCCGATCTGCCGCACAAGCCACCCCAAGCGAAGAACGTGATCTTCCTGACACAATCGGGGGGACCGTCGCAGATTGAGCTATTCGACTATAAACCCAACCTGATGAAGTGGGCGGGGAAGGAACTGCCCGAAAGCGTACGGGGCGGACAGCGACTGACGACGATGACGGCCAATCAGAAACAGTTGATTATGCCTTCGCGGACGAAGTTCAAACGCTATGGCGAGAGCGGAGCGACGCTGGGCGAGTGGCTGCCTTTTCATGGTGAAGTGGCGGACGAGCTCTGCTTCATCAAGTCGATGAACACCGATCAGATCAATCATGCCCCCGCGATGACGAAGTTTCTGACCGGGCATCAGCTGCCGGGGCGACCGTCAATCGGGGCCTGGTCGAGCTATGGACTGGGGAGCGAGAACCGGAATCTACCTGACTACCTGGTGTTGATCTCCAAGATGAAGCGGCCCAGCGATCAGCCGTTATATGATCATTACTGGGGCAGCGGTTTTCTGCCGTCCCGTTACCAGGGGGTGAAGCTGCGAAACGCGAAAGAGCCGGTATTGTATCTGCGCGATCCGGACGGAATGCCGCGGCCGATCCGACGGGGGATGCTGGACGGCATTGCAGAACTGAATCAGATGCGACTCGAGCAGACCGGAGATCCCGAAATTGAAACCCGGATCCGGCAATACGAAATGGCGTGGCGGATGCAGTCGAGTATTCCAGAACTGAATGATTTGAGCGACGAGCCGGAATCGACGTTTGAACTGTATGGTCCCGATTCGCGTCGGCCCGGCAGTTACGCAGCCAACTGTGTGCTGGCACGGCGGTTGATCGAGCGGGGCGTGCGGTTCGTGCAGCTGTTTCATCCGGACTGGGATCATCACAGCCGCCTCGGTTCCTGGTGCGTGGCCCGCTGTCGCGATACCGACCAGGCAAGTGCCGCTTTGGTGAAAGATCTCAAGCAGCGCGGTCTACTGGATGAGACCCTGGTGATCTGGGGTGGTGAATTCGGCCGCGGTGTCGCGGGGCAGGGCAAATGGGACAGTCCCGAAGGGGGCCGCGACCATCATCCGCGGTGCTTCACAACCTGGCTGGCCGGGGGTGGTGTGAAACCGGGGATGACCTACGGCATGACCGATGAATTCAGTTACAACGTGGCCGAGAACCCGGTGCATGTCCGCGATCTGCATGCGACCGTACTGCATCTGCTGGGCATTGATCACGAGCGATTTACGTATCGACATCAGGGACTTGATTTTAAACTGACGGGCGTTGAACCGTCCAGAATTGTTGAGGAGATACTGGTATGA
- a CDS encoding PSD1 and planctomycete cytochrome C domain-containing protein — translation MNFSRDVLPILSDRCFHCHGPDPTHREAGLRLDLREAAIEDRDGTAAVVPGKPEQSELLARISTDDSDLLMPPVDSHRKPLTKSQVETIRKWIEQGAQWGRHWSFEPPAKVKFSAEETKQHPVDVLVQRKLAAEGLSLSPAAAKRTLIRRVSFDLTGLPPTLAEVDAFVNDNSPEAYAKLVDRLLKSKHYGERMAMWWLDLARYSDTDGFQQDATRTNWPWRDWVVQSFNENKPFDQFTVEQFAGDLLPKSTPEQQLATCFHRNHMTNGEGGRDPEESRIDYVIDRVNTTGTVWLGLTLGCCQCHSHKFDPISQADYYSLFAFFNSIDEDGKAGSRAKPYLKYKSPLVERAIKEAEQVVQDRKPLEAAARKQAEAEFAPWLVEQIQRVKQQDFQSWYQPQITGLSSVEGTVLKQEAEGIIQTSGPVLRQDDYRLTASTKLPRVTGLRLEVFPHPSHTDGKLSRGKTGEFILTDVKLQVRREGSSQLRDIEIASAVADVEKSAKGRNYGKIKDTLDDDPRNGWTTETYSARQQHTAVFALAEPLVLEPGEELIFVMLHRSTEGDANIGRFRLLLTDQPGQAVRSLDPMPLEALAKANVKEPGELDPKLRKRLLEQFLVDHADYQRRKAELDRANAQLSQVKKAAGDLSVMVLAERKEPRKTYVLERGVWDKHGKEVSRSVPEAILPMPVEKTKDRLDLAQWLVAEQNPLTARVVVNHLWQLCFGAGLVRTPGDFGLQGEAPTHPELLDWLAVELMEHDWDLQHILKLIVTSRTYQQQSDVTPALLARDPENRLLARGARFRLPSWMIHDAALQASGLLNPAQGGPPVMPYQPPGVWAEMFMGRFTYEPSQGAAQYRRSLYAFWRRSSAPTFLFDSAQRRVCEVQPRRTNTPLQALTLLNDVTILESSRELARTAIQEEQTPAERIDFIARRILSRPLTAKEQTVLAREYEQSRDYYQSHPEAALQLLDVGQPPATSKVAPDELASWMVVASMIFNLDEAITHE, via the coding sequence GTGAATTTCAGCCGTGATGTGCTGCCGATCCTTTCGGATCGTTGTTTTCACTGTCATGGTCCCGATCCCACACATCGCGAAGCCGGCCTCAGGCTGGATCTCCGCGAAGCGGCAATCGAAGATCGGGATGGTACGGCGGCGGTCGTTCCCGGGAAGCCGGAGCAGAGTGAGTTACTGGCAAGAATCAGTACTGATGACAGTGATCTGCTGATGCCGCCTGTGGACTCGCACCGCAAACCGTTGACAAAGTCGCAGGTGGAAACGATCCGCAAGTGGATTGAGCAGGGGGCGCAGTGGGGACGGCACTGGTCGTTTGAGCCGCCCGCGAAGGTGAAATTCAGCGCGGAAGAAACAAAGCAGCATCCGGTCGATGTGCTGGTACAGCGGAAGCTGGCTGCGGAGGGGCTGTCCCTCTCCCCGGCTGCTGCAAAGCGAACCCTGATCCGCCGGGTCTCCTTTGATCTGACGGGACTGCCTCCCACGCTGGCCGAAGTCGACGCGTTTGTGAATGATAATTCGCCGGAGGCGTATGCGAAGCTGGTAGACCGTCTGCTGAAATCGAAACATTACGGCGAACGGATGGCGATGTGGTGGCTGGATCTGGCCCGCTATTCGGATACGGACGGGTTTCAACAGGATGCAACCCGCACGAACTGGCCCTGGCGGGACTGGGTAGTGCAGTCGTTCAATGAGAACAAACCTTTCGATCAGTTTACGGTCGAGCAGTTTGCCGGCGATCTGCTGCCGAAGTCGACTCCCGAGCAGCAACTGGCGACCTGCTTTCATCGGAATCACATGACCAACGGTGAAGGGGGCCGCGACCCGGAAGAGTCTCGAATCGATTATGTCATCGATCGGGTAAATACAACGGGGACCGTCTGGCTGGGGCTGACACTGGGCTGCTGCCAGTGTCATTCGCACAAATTCGATCCCATTTCGCAGGCCGATTATTACAGCCTGTTCGCCTTCTTCAACAGCATTGACGAGGACGGCAAAGCGGGGAGTCGGGCAAAGCCTTATCTGAAGTATAAATCACCGCTGGTGGAGCGGGCGATTAAAGAGGCGGAGCAGGTCGTACAGGACCGGAAGCCGCTGGAAGCCGCCGCCCGCAAGCAGGCGGAAGCGGAATTCGCACCGTGGCTGGTCGAGCAGATACAAAGAGTCAAACAACAGGATTTTCAGTCCTGGTATCAGCCACAGATTACCGGTCTGAGTTCGGTGGAAGGGACGGTGTTGAAACAGGAAGCCGAGGGCATCATCCAGACGAGTGGGCCCGTCCTGCGCCAGGATGACTATCGGCTGACTGCATCAACGAAGCTGCCCCGCGTTACCGGACTGCGGCTGGAGGTCTTTCCGCATCCCTCGCATACGGATGGTAAATTATCCCGGGGGAAAACCGGTGAATTCATTCTGACCGATGTCAAGCTGCAGGTGCGTCGCGAGGGGAGCTCCCAGTTACGCGACATCGAAATTGCCTCTGCGGTGGCGGATGTTGAAAAGTCTGCCAAAGGTCGCAACTACGGCAAAATTAAAGACACGTTGGACGACGATCCCCGTAACGGCTGGACGACCGAGACGTACTCGGCCCGCCAGCAACATACCGCTGTGTTTGCACTGGCGGAGCCGCTGGTGCTGGAGCCGGGGGAAGAGCTGATCTTTGTGATGCTGCATCGCTCCACCGAGGGGGATGCGAACATCGGCCGGTTCCGACTGCTGCTGACCGATCAGCCGGGACAGGCTGTGCGGTCACTCGATCCGATGCCGCTGGAAGCATTGGCCAAGGCGAATGTCAAAGAACCGGGCGAGCTGGATCCGAAATTGAGAAAGCGGTTACTGGAACAGTTCCTGGTGGACCATGCTGATTACCAGCGACGGAAGGCGGAGCTGGACCGGGCGAATGCCCAGTTGTCACAGGTAAAAAAAGCGGCCGGGGACCTGTCGGTGATGGTACTGGCCGAACGCAAAGAACCGCGGAAGACGTATGTGCTGGAGCGGGGTGTCTGGGACAAGCATGGTAAGGAGGTTTCCCGCTCGGTGCCGGAAGCGATCCTGCCGATGCCTGTTGAGAAAACAAAAGACCGGCTGGACCTGGCGCAGTGGCTGGTGGCGGAACAGAATCCGTTGACGGCACGGGTGGTGGTGAACCATCTCTGGCAGCTCTGTTTTGGTGCCGGGCTGGTGCGGACGCCGGGCGACTTCGGTCTGCAGGGAGAGGCGCCTACACACCCGGAACTGCTGGACTGGCTGGCCGTGGAATTAATGGAACACGACTGGGATCTGCAACACATTCTGAAACTGATCGTCACCAGCCGGACGTATCAGCAGCAAAGCGACGTCACACCCGCGCTGCTGGCCCGCGATCCCGAGAACCGCTTGCTGGCCCGCGGTGCCCGCTTCCGTCTGCCCAGCTGGATGATTCACGATGCGGCCCTGCAGGCCAGCGGACTGCTGAACCCGGCACAAGGGGGACCGCCGGTGATGCCTTATCAGCCGCCGGGTGTCTGGGCCGAGATGTTCATGGGACGCTTCACGTATGAACCGAGCCAGGGAGCGGCGCAGTACCGCAGGAGTCTGTATGCGTTCTGGCGACGTTCGAGTGCGCCGACGTTTCTGTTCGATAGTGCTCAGCGGCGGGTCTGTGAAGTGCAGCCGCGGCGGACGAATACTCCGCTGCAGGCGCTGACTCTGTTGAACGATGTGACGATTCTGGAATCCTCACGTGAGTTGGCACGGACTGCGATTCAAGAGGAGCAGACGCCGGCTGAGCGGATCGATTTCATCGCACGGCGGATTCTATCCCGTCCCCTGACTGCTAAGGAGCAGACGGTGCTGGCACGCGAGTATGAGCAGTCACGCGATTATTATCAGAGTCATCCCGAGGCAGCACTGCAACTGCTCGATGTGGGACAGCCGCCAGCCACGAGCAAGGTTGCACCCGATGAGCTGGCGTCCTGGATGGTGGTCGCGAGTATGATCTTTAACCTGGATGAGGCGATTACCCATGAATGA